A portion of the Chitinivorax sp. PXF-14 genome contains these proteins:
- a CDS encoding helix-turn-helix domain-containing protein: MEDRWLSVDEIADCRGVAKDTIYAWVTNKGMPGHKVGRFWKFKKEDVDVWVRAGGASDNAPSVKANES; the protein is encoded by the coding sequence ATGGAAGACCGCTGGCTATCCGTCGATGAAATCGCCGATTGCCGCGGCGTGGCCAAAGACACTATTTATGCCTGGGTGACCAACAAAGGTATGCCGGGGCACAAAGTCGGCCGCTTCTGGAAATTCAAAAAAGAAGATGTGGATGTCTGGGTACGGGCAGGCGGTGCGTCAGATAACGCGCCATCGGTAAAGGCGAACGAATCATGA
- a CDS encoding helix-turn-helix domain-containing protein yields MQLPTLQAPQDEWQADGWWFHCFRTLIDGGQLARMSGSACKVYLVIKSHANYKTGLAGPAIATIATKSGLSLAQVKRELASLGKSGLIRKQKSGRHNVYQLVEHFPLVGSDGTPVAMGRWDYVPAKVSAVTEELKQSVAAQSMNNSVLIRIDKLQVQVIERGSQGVQIGDIDLGSMSGDLRKSLERLLSSAGKWRATSDESDTST; encoded by the coding sequence ATGCAGTTGCCCACCCTTCAGGCCCCTCAAGACGAGTGGCAGGCCGATGGCTGGTGGTTCCACTGCTTCCGGACGCTCATCGATGGAGGGCAACTTGCGCGGATGAGCGGCTCCGCCTGCAAGGTTTACCTGGTCATCAAGTCGCATGCCAACTACAAGACCGGCCTGGCCGGGCCAGCGATTGCAACCATCGCCACGAAATCCGGCCTCTCGCTCGCCCAGGTAAAGCGCGAGCTCGCGTCGCTCGGCAAAAGCGGTTTGATCCGAAAGCAGAAATCCGGACGGCACAACGTCTATCAGCTCGTCGAACACTTCCCCCTCGTCGGCTCGGATGGCACGCCGGTGGCGATGGGACGTTGGGACTACGTCCCTGCCAAAGTCTCGGCCGTCACGGAAGAGCTCAAACAGTCAGTGGCAGCGCAATCGATGAACAACTCCGTGCTGATCCGCATCGACAAGCTGCAAGTGCAGGTCATCGAACGAGGTAGTCAAGGCGTGCAGATCGGCGACATCGATCTCGGGTCGATGTCGGGCGACCTGCGAAAGTCATTGGAGCGGCTGCTGAGCAGTGCCGGGAAATGGCGAGCCACATCCGACGAGAGCGATACCAGCACGTGA
- a CDS encoding DNA-binding protein, with protein sequence MRTEDRLVQKFGVLMTLADLAGVLNRSQDGLRMTMHGKSDLGLLLRKARRKIGRRVHFRTEDIARIVDEGVA encoded by the coding sequence ATGCGGACCGAGGACCGGCTGGTACAAAAATTCGGCGTATTGATGACACTGGCGGACTTGGCGGGGGTGCTGAATCGCAGCCAGGACGGCCTGCGCATGACGATGCACGGCAAGTCCGATTTGGGGCTGCTACTGCGCAAGGCTCGACGCAAGATTGGGCGCCGAGTTCATTTCCGTACCGAGGATATTGCACGAATCGTCGATGAAGGAGTGGCGTAA
- a CDS encoding PKD domain-containing protein: MSISADQNLSVDPKNGFPVVFAAAGVQGGVAPIQYNWDFGEPASGVQNGASVAQATHNFAIPGVYNVKLTLTDARAQTFQTSKAVTVIDPTTNPNPNPSPNLPPVASGVVSPSTATAGQTLTFDASTASAGTANQQIVSYSWKFQDGQVLNGKVVSRTFSAVSSYSVELTVTDNTGLSARTSMNFVIQAAAPTPCPVPSAGSLGAPVSGVGNTLAAGSGHSLVLKSDGTFWASGLAANGQLGAGSMQNCSQFIQVLSGVKSVAAGGLHSLALKADGSLWATGDNSYGQLGTGDKTSHSKFFQVMTGVKEIAAGRFQSFAIKDDNSLWAVGENGVGQLGAGNTVDQYQFVKVLADVKAVSSGGLHTLVLKMNGSLWAAGWNGFYQLGTGDTADQHQFVQILGSGVQAIAAGYLHSLVVKTDGSLWVVGANGNGVSGGGAATYGQLGVQALLSDQNTICTSAYCKQLFQVMSGVKAVSAGYGHSLALKADGSLWAAGFNEFGQLGNGSNNNQGQFMQVATGVQGMAAGYLHTLAAKTDGSLYTVGANSNGIDCGVVHCDANSGAPRVVYGQLGTGDTMDHSTFVRVMAAIAIAGQ, from the coding sequence GTGAGCATCAGTGCCGACCAGAATTTGTCTGTTGATCCCAAGAATGGTTTTCCGGTGGTATTCGCAGCAGCCGGTGTACAGGGTGGTGTGGCGCCCATTCAATACAACTGGGATTTCGGCGAACCAGCAAGCGGGGTGCAAAACGGCGCGTCCGTTGCACAGGCGACGCATAACTTTGCGATACCTGGCGTGTATAACGTCAAGTTGACCTTGACTGATGCCAGGGCTCAAACTTTTCAAACGAGTAAAGCAGTAACGGTTATCGACCCAACTACAAATCCGAATCCAAACCCATCTCCAAATTTGCCGCCCGTTGCGAGCGGCGTGGTATCGCCGAGCACTGCGACGGCTGGCCAAACGCTCACCTTTGATGCGTCTACGGCGTCAGCCGGCACAGCGAACCAGCAAATCGTGTCATATTCATGGAAATTCCAAGATGGACAGGTGCTGAACGGAAAGGTCGTCAGCCGCACGTTTTCGGCAGTCAGCTCATATAGCGTGGAATTGACTGTCACTGACAATACCGGCTTGTCCGCTCGCACGTCCATGAACTTCGTGATTCAGGCTGCCGCGCCGACACCGTGCCCTGTACCGTCAGCCGGCTCCTTGGGCGCACCTGTGAGTGGGGTAGGAAATACGTTAGCGGCCGGTAGCGGACACAGCCTGGTACTTAAAAGCGATGGCACGTTTTGGGCCTCGGGGCTGGCTGCGAATGGTCAGCTCGGTGCGGGTTCAATGCAAAATTGCAGTCAGTTCATCCAGGTTCTCTCCGGTGTCAAGTCTGTCGCTGCGGGTGGCTTGCACAGTCTTGCGTTGAAAGCAGACGGTAGCCTATGGGCGACCGGAGACAATTCTTACGGTCAGCTTGGTACGGGAGACAAAACGAGCCATTCCAAATTTTTCCAAGTAATGACTGGTGTCAAAGAAATCGCTGCAGGTCGCTTTCAGAGCTTTGCAATCAAGGATGACAATAGTCTTTGGGCTGTTGGCGAAAACGGTGTTGGACAGCTTGGCGCTGGCAACACCGTGGACCAGTATCAGTTCGTCAAAGTTCTCGCCGATGTCAAAGCGGTGTCGTCGGGTGGGTTGCACACGCTTGTGCTGAAAATGAATGGTAGCCTCTGGGCGGCGGGTTGGAACGGCTTCTATCAGCTTGGGACCGGAGACACCGCGGACCAACATCAGTTTGTACAGATACTCGGGAGCGGCGTACAAGCCATTGCGGCCGGCTATCTGCATAGCCTGGTGGTGAAAACCGATGGTAGCCTGTGGGTGGTCGGGGCCAACGGCAATGGCGTCAGCGGTGGAGGAGCGGCGACCTATGGCCAGCTTGGCGTGCAAGCGCTACTGTCCGATCAGAATACGATTTGTACATCCGCTTACTGTAAGCAGCTTTTCCAGGTAATGAGCGGCGTGAAAGCGGTTTCTGCAGGGTATGGCCATAGTCTTGCGCTAAAAGCAGACGGTAGCCTGTGGGCGGCGGGATTCAACGAGTTTGGCCAGCTTGGAAATGGGAGCAACAACAACCAAGGCCAGTTTATGCAAGTGGCCACCGGTGTGCAAGGCATGGCGGCCGGATACCTTCACACACTTGCTGCGAAGACCGACGGAAGTCTCTATACGGTCGGCGCGAATAGCAATGGTATCGACTGTGGCGTTGTGCATTGTGATGCTAACTCCGGGGCGCCTCGGGTTGTATATGGGCAGCTTGGGACCGGCGATACTATGGACCACTCGACATTTGTCCGCGTAATGGCTGCGATTGCCATTGCGGGCCAGTAA
- a CDS encoding DUF4926 domain-containing protein, producing the protein MSRCEIPSESLAKGAIGVIVEEFSEPEEAYEVEFCDEDGVTIAQIALRPNQFTWLCSR; encoded by the coding sequence ATGTCCCGTTGCGAAATTCCGAGTGAGTCGCTAGCCAAGGGCGCTATCGGTGTAATCGTCGAGGAATTCTCTGAACCAGAGGAGGCTTACGAAGTCGAGTTCTGTGATGAAGATGGTGTCACTATTGCTCAGATTGCTCTACGCCCAAATCAATTTACTTGGCTCTGTTCTCGTTAA
- a CDS encoding plasmid recombination protein, with the protein MPSQFVHIECYSLTPPKKTRKNTAAKWSAGDILAEAARRPGACNHVTEPLPPTLVHGFSLAQVEAELIDIQANARDAAGRRLRKDATVLLAGVASYPSDGSGYEEWKRLTVEWLRAEFGGNLRAVVEHLDEPHPHLHFYIVDPVAGNVKSLHPGFAAAKGAANPALQRKAYTEAMQTFQDEYWEHVGGPTALARIGPRRRRLTREEWAQEQADLRAQAATMQAVRAKLEDVRMREERLSELARRTLSQAERYLLKFDALDSSSEEPEPPSR; encoded by the coding sequence ATGCCCTCGCAGTTTGTCCACATCGAATGCTATTCGCTGACGCCACCGAAAAAGACCAGGAAGAACACAGCGGCAAAGTGGTCGGCGGGCGACATTTTGGCGGAAGCAGCCCGCAGACCGGGTGCGTGCAATCACGTCACCGAGCCGTTGCCGCCGACACTGGTTCATGGATTCAGCCTGGCGCAGGTCGAAGCCGAGCTCATCGACATACAGGCGAACGCCCGCGACGCCGCCGGCCGCCGGCTGCGCAAGGACGCGACCGTGCTACTGGCCGGCGTCGCGAGCTATCCGTCAGATGGAAGCGGCTATGAAGAGTGGAAGCGGCTCACCGTCGAGTGGCTGCGTGCCGAATTCGGAGGCAATCTCCGCGCCGTCGTCGAACACCTCGACGAGCCTCATCCGCACTTGCATTTCTACATCGTCGATCCCGTTGCGGGGAACGTAAAAAGTCTGCACCCTGGATTCGCCGCCGCCAAAGGTGCGGCAAATCCAGCGCTCCAGCGAAAGGCATACACCGAGGCAATGCAGACATTCCAAGATGAATACTGGGAACACGTGGGCGGCCCCACGGCTCTCGCGCGAATCGGCCCTCGGCGACGGCGACTGACGCGGGAAGAATGGGCGCAGGAGCAAGCCGACCTTCGAGCCCAGGCAGCCACCATGCAAGCGGTGCGCGCCAAGCTGGAAGACGTGCGGATGCGTGAAGAACGTCTCTCCGAACTCGCTCGACGCACGCTCTCGCAAGCGGAGCGTTATCTTCTGAAGTTCGATGCTCTCGATTCCTCATCGGAAGAGCCGGAGCCGCCATCACGTTGA
- a CDS encoding IS1595 family transposase, whose product MDTQEFKTLLTTLQQLTQTQRRKLAAALARSQQGDAVSVIEQCLGQPTQCPHCAADHPVRFGRANGLQRYRCHACRRTFNALTGTPMARLRQRDKWLGYAEALRDGLSVRKAAAQCEVHRTTAFRWRHRFLSNPKDRMAAHLTGIVEADETFLRASRKGDRQVKLTRKPRKRGGSAKKRGLSGEQVCVLIARDRGGATLDAVLPNMTDAALQQVLAPIVDRDAVLCSDGRPAYAHYAAATDTAHKPVNLSAGIRVVDKVFHIQHVNAYHSRFKGWMARFHGVASKYLPNYLGWRRLLESAPGACPSPRTVMDWALGI is encoded by the coding sequence ATGGACACCCAAGAGTTCAAGACTCTGCTGACAACCTTGCAACAGTTGACGCAAACCCAACGCAGGAAGCTTGCGGCGGCATTGGCACGCAGCCAGCAAGGCGATGCCGTCTCGGTCATCGAGCAGTGTCTGGGTCAACCAACCCAGTGCCCGCACTGCGCCGCCGATCATCCTGTGCGTTTCGGTCGCGCTAACGGTCTGCAGCGTTATCGCTGCCACGCTTGCCGACGCACGTTCAACGCGCTCACCGGCACACCCATGGCAAGACTGCGCCAGCGTGACAAGTGGCTCGGCTACGCCGAGGCGTTACGCGATGGCCTGAGTGTGCGCAAAGCGGCGGCGCAGTGTGAGGTGCATCGCACCACCGCGTTTCGCTGGCGCCACCGCTTCCTCAGTAACCCCAAGGATCGCATGGCTGCTCATCTCACCGGCATCGTCGAGGCTGACGAAACCTTCCTGCGCGCTTCCCGTAAGGGCGATCGGCAGGTCAAGCTCACGCGCAAGCCACGCAAGCGTGGCGGTAGCGCCAAGAAGCGCGGCTTATCGGGCGAGCAGGTGTGCGTCCTGATCGCACGTGATCGCGGTGGCGCCACCCTCGATGCGGTCTTGCCCAACATGACCGATGCGGCATTACAGCAAGTCCTGGCGCCCATCGTCGATCGCGACGCCGTGCTATGCAGCGACGGCCGCCCCGCCTATGCACACTATGCGGCCGCGACGGACACGGCACATAAACCGGTGAATCTGTCGGCCGGCATTCGCGTCGTCGACAAGGTGTTTCATATCCAGCACGTCAATGCCTATCACAGTCGCTTCAAAGGCTGGATGGCACGGTTCCATGGTGTGGCGAGCAAGTATCTGCCCAACTACCTGGGCTGGCGACGCTTGCTGGAGAGTGCGCCAGGCGCTTGCCCGTCGCCCAGAACCGTCATGGATTGGGCGCTGGGGATTTGA